In Lactiplantibacillus pentosus, the sequence TCTCACAAATCACGTTTTTACCCGCCAATAAGGCTTGTTTGGCATACTGATAATGTAGCGAATTCGGCAGCGCCACGTACACCGTGTCAATCGCCGCATCCGCCAATAACGTCGCATAATCCGTATAAACAGTCGCAATCTGGTACTGTTGCTGCAAGTCGTGTGCCCGTTCAACGCTTCGGGGCGTCGACAATAAGCCCACGAGTTCAATTGATGGAATCGTCTTGACCATCGGCAAAAATTCTTGAACAATTTTTCCAGTTCCTAAAATTCCTAATCGCATGTGTCTTCCTCCTCGTCTAATGACAATTACCGGCGGCACTGTTGGATGCCTTGCTCCAATAGTTTGATTTGTAACAGGGTCTCCTCGTCCTTCACAAGCTTCGGGGCCCCGTTAACGAGCGTCTCATACACACCATCATAAACGCGGCTGTAATCACCGACCTCTGAGACGACCTTCTCTTCATGATAGCGACCGGCGTCGTCAACGTACGTCAGCGTCCCGTAGTTTTCCGGTTGGTCAATACCGAAGTCTGCATGGTCTGGCATGTAGAAGTGTTTTAAATCATATTCCTGCTGATCCTTATCCGCCTTCACGAACATCCCCTGCTTGCCATACAATACAAAACTTGGCCGTGGTTTGATACGGAAGTAGCTGGACTTCACGGAAACTTTCAGCGCGCCATAATACATATCGATATCAAAATAATCATTCATCCGGTTTGCGCCCAACAGCTGCCGAACATCAAAGTGCACGTCGTCTGGTTCCCCAAAATAGGCGATGACTTGATCCAAAGTATGACAAGCGTGGCCATATAAGTAACTCGTATCTAACGAGAATTCTTTAACACTGGTCGGAACTTCCGGTCGAAAGTAGTCAAAATGCATCTCGACTTCCAGTAAATCTCCCAGTACGCCACTTTCAATCACTTTTTGGGCCGTGAGATAATCCGAGTCAAAACGGCGATTCTGATAGCACTGAATGAACAGCTGCTTCTCTTTGGCTAACGCGAACAATTCTTGAGCTTCCGCCGACGTTTCGGTAAACGGCTTTTCGACCAGTACGTTCTTCCCATGCAACAAGACATCCTTGGCTACAGCGTAATGGGTATGGCTAGGCGTTGAAACGACCACTAAATCAATCGCCGGGTCTTGATAAATATCATCCAGGTCAGTTGTGTAATGGACCCCCGCAATCGGTTGCCACGTTTGTCGTCCTGAGCGTGAATAAATCGTCTTAACGTTAATTTTATCCTTTAGTTTCAAGGCAAACGGTAGGTGGTAGCGATTCGCACTCTTCCCATTTCCAATATAAGCAATCGTTAGCATGTTGACTTCCTCCAAATTGGTTGATAGCTTCATTATACCGACTTAATTGCCGGAACCAAGCTAAAGACTGACTTTCGGTCAAAACGTTCAATAATTAAGCGTGGTCGCCAAGATTTTGGACATTTTGTCCAATGTTTTTTCTGACACCTTGCCGAACAAAAAAGCCGCAGCCAAGCCCTTCATCAGGTGTCTGGCTGCGGCTAAGCGATTGCTTTAACGCAGTGGTGCTAAAAAATATGACGACCGCCGCTCAATTACTTTTGTGCCAATTGGGCTGTGATGGCAGTCACGATTTGTTCAGGCGTCAACTGAAATTCGTGCTTCAATTCCGTCGTCGTTTCCCGATCATTGAACCGTTTTGCGGCCCCGAAGTTCAAGACCCGCATCTCACTGTCACCATAGTACCGGCTGACTTTCTCACCAAAACCGCCACTAAGACTGGCTTCTTCAATCGTCACCACGAGTTGGTGCCCGTTCTTGAGTTGGGCCAAAGTGGCCGTGTCAGGGTCTGAAATATCACGTGGGTCAATCAACGTGGCATCAATACCGTGCGCAGCTAATTGCTGTTGAACCGTAGCAGCTAATGGGAAAATGCTGCCGACACCCATTAAGGCCACTTGGCGACCCGTGTGTACCGTGTGCATCTTCAAGGCATCAAAGTCTTGCAGTGGTGCAGACTGAACGTCATTACTTGGGACCCGGATTGCGACCGGACCGTTGTTTTGGTGCAATGCCCAGTGCATCATCGCACGCAATTCTTCCTTAGTCGTTGGTGCCAAATACGTCAGGTTCGGAATGTTGCTCAACATCGCAACGTCAAAAATACCTTGATGGGTCGGGTCGCCCGCATTGATGCGCCCGCCGGCAACCATAATCGTGACCGGCAATTTGTTGATGCCTAGGTCGTGCGATAACTGGTCATATGCCCGTTGGAGGAACGTGCCAGAATGAAAGACGATTGGCCGTAGCCCTTGTTGCGCCTGACCGGCAGCGAACGTAATCGATTCTTGTTCAGCAATGCCAACGTCGAAGTAACGGTGCGGATGTTTACGACCAAACCGTTTCAAATCATAAGTTCCCGGAACAGCCGCCGTAATCGCAGTAATTGGCGTCTCTGCGGCTAATTCATCTTCCAAGGTCGCGTGAATGACATCCGTATAAGTCTCCCCGGTATTTGGATGCAAGGTTGCACCACTAGCCAAGTCAAACGGCACATGCCAGTGAAAGGCCTCTTTATTGTCAATCGCGGGCTGATAGCCATGACCCTTCTCGGTGTGAACGTGCAAAACGATTGGGTGGTCGATATCCTTAACCGCCTTAAAGGCTGTTAGCATCGTTTCCAAGTCATTCCCGTTTTCCACGTATCGATAGTCCAGGCCGAAGTCTTTAAACAAGTTATGGCTGCTCGTCCCGTTCGATTCACGGAGTTCCCGTAGATTTTGATAAATACCGCCATGGTCCTCCGCAATCGCCATCCCGTTATCATTGACTAAAATAATCAGGTTCGACTTCAAGGTCGCCGCAATGTTCAGGCCTTCCAGCGCTAAGCCACCGGACAAGGACCCATCACCAATGACGGCCATCACGTTACCCGTTTTACCTTCAATATCACGTGCAACCGCCATCCCAGTCGCGAGTGCGATTGACGTCGAAGTGTGACCGATATTGAAATAGTCGTGCGGACTTTCTTCAGGTGCCGTATAGCCACTAACATCGTCATAGTGGGCGGGATCTAACCATGCTTGCTTACGCCCAGTCAAAATTTTGTGCGTATAGGCTTGATGTGAAACGTCCCAGACGACTTTATCGACGGGCGAATCAAAAATCGTGTGAAAGGCAATCGTCAATTCAACAACGCCCAAGTTTGGC encodes:
- a CDS encoding 1-deoxy-D-xylulose-5-phosphate synthase; this encodes METPILATIDQPADLKRRSLPELTQLADELRHVLLNKVSQTGGHVGPNLGVVELTIAFHTIFDSPVDKVVWDVSHQAYTHKILTGRKQAWLDPAHYDDVSGYTAPEESPHDYFNIGHTSTSIALATGMAVARDIEGKTGNVMAVIGDGSLSGGLALEGLNIAATLKSNLIILVNDNGMAIAEDHGGIYQNLRELRESNGTSSHNLFKDFGLDYRYVENGNDLETMLTAFKAVKDIDHPIVLHVHTEKGHGYQPAIDNKEAFHWHVPFDLASGATLHPNTGETYTDVIHATLEDELAAETPITAITAAVPGTYDLKRFGRKHPHRYFDVGIAEQESITFAAGQAQQGLRPIVFHSGTFLQRAYDQLSHDLGINKLPVTIMVAGGRINAGDPTHQGIFDVAMLSNIPNLTYLAPTTKEELRAMMHWALHQNNGPVAIRVPSNDVQSAPLQDFDALKMHTVHTGRQVALMGVGSIFPLAATVQQQLAAHGIDATLIDPRDISDPDTATLAQLKNGHQLVVTIEEASLSGGFGEKVSRYYGDSEMRVLNFGAAKRFNDRETTTELKHEFQLTPEQIVTAITAQLAQK
- a CDS encoding Gfo/Idh/MocA family oxidoreductase, producing MLTIAYIGNGKSANRYHLPFALKLKDKINVKTIYSRSGRQTWQPIAGVHYTTDLDDIYQDPAIDLVVVSTPSHTHYAVAKDVLLHGKNVLVEKPFTETSAEAQELFALAKEKQLFIQCYQNRRFDSDYLTAQKVIESGVLGDLLEVEMHFDYFRPEVPTSVKEFSLDTSYLYGHACHTLDQVIAYFGEPDDVHFDVRQLLGANRMNDYFDIDMYYGALKVSVKSSYFRIKPRPSFVLYGKQGMFVKADKDQQEYDLKHFYMPDHADFGIDQPENYGTLTYVDDAGRYHEEKVVSEVGDYSRVYDGVYETLVNGAPKLVKDEETLLQIKLLEQGIQQCRR